A region of Micromonospora sp. WMMD882 DNA encodes the following proteins:
- a CDS encoding extracellular solute-binding protein produces the protein MHPATTTAGPPSGPSHRTPRRRLLRGLLAAVVAAPLVLGAAACGGDDAASSDPDAPVKLSIFWWGGEARAKLTEEALALYTQKHPNVTFEKTWQANQGYFDKLATLTAGGNPPDIFQIDDNYLSEYASRNTTLDLTKYKDDGELDVSTFPESLWKYGVVDGKLAGLAAGENTQGLVYNKTLLAKNGLPEPTTGQSWEEHIAWAEQVARKTRLGTQDPSADYKAFWVWLRQQGKDLYNGSDLGFTAEDVTKWFELWKGARDRKATPTPDVIHEGNATDITKQLVVTGKAATSWVWVNQMPELKKNTKDELGVIAYPGDPSAQWARASMYWSVFRGSKHKDVAVDVLNFLTNDPEAVKLLGTDRGLPSNLELRKQVSDSVTDPAMKQSIQVESDLAAKFGQSPQVPIKGHSKVKSELIKAAENAQYGRATPAEAAAQFIAACKSAIA, from the coding sequence ATGCACCCCGCAACCACCACCGCCGGCCCGCCCTCCGGGCCCTCCCACCGTACCCCCCGCCGTCGCCTGCTCCGCGGCCTGCTCGCCGCGGTCGTCGCGGCGCCGCTGGTGCTCGGCGCCGCGGCCTGCGGCGGGGACGACGCGGCCAGCTCCGACCCGGACGCCCCGGTCAAGCTCTCCATCTTCTGGTGGGGCGGCGAGGCCCGGGCGAAGTTGACCGAGGAGGCCCTGGCCCTCTACACCCAGAAGCACCCGAACGTCACGTTCGAGAAGACCTGGCAGGCCAACCAGGGCTACTTCGACAAGCTGGCCACCCTGACCGCCGGCGGCAACCCGCCGGACATCTTCCAGATCGACGACAACTACCTGTCCGAGTACGCGTCCCGTAACACCACTCTCGACCTGACGAAGTACAAGGACGACGGCGAGCTCGACGTGTCGACGTTCCCGGAGAGCCTCTGGAAGTACGGCGTCGTCGACGGCAAGCTGGCCGGCCTGGCCGCCGGGGAGAACACCCAGGGCCTGGTCTACAACAAGACGCTGCTGGCGAAGAACGGCCTGCCCGAGCCGACCACCGGCCAGAGCTGGGAGGAGCACATCGCCTGGGCCGAGCAGGTGGCGCGCAAGACCAGACTCGGCACCCAGGACCCGAGCGCCGACTACAAGGCGTTCTGGGTGTGGCTGCGCCAGCAGGGCAAGGACCTCTACAACGGCTCGGACCTCGGTTTCACCGCCGAGGACGTGACCAAGTGGTTCGAGTTGTGGAAGGGCGCCCGGGACCGCAAGGCGACCCCCACCCCGGACGTCATCCACGAGGGCAACGCCACCGACATCACCAAGCAGCTCGTGGTGACCGGCAAGGCGGCGACCTCCTGGGTGTGGGTCAACCAGATGCCGGAGCTGAAGAAAAACACCAAGGACGAGCTGGGCGTCATCGCGTACCCGGGTGACCCGAGCGCGCAGTGGGCGCGGGCCTCGATGTACTGGTCGGTCTTCCGCGGCAGCAAGCACAAGGACGTCGCGGTCGACGTGCTGAACTTCCTGACCAACGACCCGGAGGCGGTCAAGCTCCTCGGCACCGACCGGGGCCTGCCGTCCAACCTGGAGCTGCGCAAGCAGGTCAGCGACAGCGTCACCGACCCGGCGATGAAGCAGTCCATCCAGGTCGAGTCGGACCTCGCCGCGAAGTTCGGCCAGTCCCCGCAGGTGCCGATCAAGGGCCACAGCAAGGTCAAGTCCGAGCTGATCAAGGCCGCCGAGAACGCCCAGTACGGGCGGGCCACCCCGGCCGAGGCGGCAGCGCAGTTCATCGCGGCCTGCAAGTCCGCCATCGCCTGA
- a CDS encoding LacI family DNA-binding transcriptional regulator produces the protein MPATIRDVARASGVHISTVSRTFSAPHLVNPDTRVRVLACAEELGYRPNRAARALITGRTHNIGLIIADIANPFFPPLIKAAESQARHRDYHVFVADTNEDPVAEEELVHAMAKQVDGVLLCSPRMSNSLIEQLSREVPLVVINRQVAGLPCVMMDVGQGARAAIEHLLALGHRKLALLSGPRGSWTSRELRRAAVAAARAGGAELTVLGPNPPTGTGGAGLAEQVRRAGVSGVLAYNDLMAIGLIEGLDASGIRVPQDVSVVGVDDIALSRLTRPKLTTVATPTSAAGRTAVDMLLQHDTGVRARGARGGTSDDRRTTAQVLLQTELVVRDSTAPASLDGRGVAGAVVADPDPHCPAGPGHPATVTGDVVAS, from the coding sequence GTGCCAGCCACCATCCGAGACGTCGCACGGGCCTCCGGCGTGCACATCTCCACGGTCTCCCGCACGTTCTCGGCCCCCCACCTGGTCAACCCCGACACCCGGGTACGGGTGCTGGCCTGCGCCGAGGAGCTGGGTTACCGGCCGAACCGGGCCGCGCGGGCGCTGATCACCGGCCGCACCCACAACATCGGGCTGATCATCGCCGACATCGCCAACCCGTTCTTCCCGCCGTTGATCAAGGCGGCCGAGAGCCAGGCCCGGCACCGCGACTACCACGTCTTCGTGGCCGACACCAACGAGGACCCGGTCGCCGAGGAGGAGCTGGTCCACGCGATGGCCAAGCAGGTCGACGGCGTCCTGCTGTGCAGCCCCCGGATGAGCAACAGCCTGATCGAGCAGCTCAGCCGGGAGGTCCCCCTGGTGGTGATCAACCGGCAGGTGGCCGGTCTGCCGTGCGTGATGATGGACGTGGGTCAGGGCGCCCGCGCGGCGATCGAGCACCTGCTCGCCCTCGGGCACCGCAAGCTGGCCCTGCTCAGCGGGCCGCGCGGCTCCTGGACCAGCCGTGAGCTGCGCCGGGCCGCCGTCGCGGCGGCGCGGGCCGGCGGCGCCGAGCTGACCGTGCTCGGCCCCAACCCGCCCACCGGGACCGGCGGCGCCGGGCTGGCCGAGCAGGTCCGCCGCGCCGGGGTGTCGGGGGTGCTCGCCTACAACGACCTGATGGCGATCGGGCTCATCGAAGGGCTCGACGCGTCCGGGATCCGGGTGCCGCAGGACGTGAGCGTCGTCGGGGTCGACGACATCGCGCTCAGCCGGCTCACCCGACCCAAGTTGACGACGGTGGCCACACCGACCTCGGCCGCCGGCCGGACGGCCGTCGACATGCTGCTGCAACACGACACCGGCGTCCGCGCCCGTGGCGCCCGTGGCGGCACGTCCGACGACCGTCGCACCACCGCACAGGTACTACTCCAGACCGAACTGGTCGTCCGCGACTCGACCGCACCCGCATCCCTGGACGGTCGGGGCGTCGCCGGCGCCGTCGTGGCCGACCCGGACCCGCACTGTCCTGCGGGCCCGGGTCACCCGGCGACCGTCACCGGTGACGTCGTCGCCTCCTAA
- a CDS encoding Gfo/Idh/MocA family oxidoreductase, with product MSSGTGTRARHALVGAGARAEMFVRALVLDHADTAELVAFADLNQARMDAHNRWLTELAHPPVPTYPAAEFAAMLVEERVDVVLVTSTDVTHDEYVVAALHAGCDVVTEKPMTVDAPRCQRILDAVAATGRQVRVAFNYRYNPLHEKVRQLLADGAVGEIGSVHFEWLLDVRHGADYFRRWHRERANSGGLMVHKASHHFDLVNWWLDATPVEVYAAGRLFFYGENGRRHGYARDYDRAHGAPAAGDDPFALHLATHPRLRELYLDAETEDGYHRDRNVFAPGVTIEDDMAVLARYSTGATMTYHLTAYAPWEGYRVMVNGSRGRLELEVVESDFVSPQAAGALKGAALHGDEAAAEHGSATITLRPFWSRPRTVPVEGYTRGGHGGADARMTRVLFGGAADPMGRAATARDGALALLTGLAANRSFETGQPVRVTDLLTLP from the coding sequence ATGTCATCCGGAACCGGGACACGGGCCCGGCACGCCCTGGTGGGCGCCGGGGCCCGGGCCGAGATGTTCGTCCGGGCGCTGGTGCTCGACCACGCCGACACCGCCGAGCTGGTCGCCTTCGCCGACCTCAACCAGGCCCGGATGGACGCGCACAACCGCTGGCTGACCGAGCTGGCACACCCGCCGGTCCCGACGTACCCGGCCGCCGAGTTCGCCGCCATGCTGGTCGAGGAACGCGTCGACGTGGTGCTGGTGACCAGCACCGACGTCACCCACGACGAGTACGTGGTGGCCGCCCTGCACGCCGGCTGCGACGTGGTCACCGAGAAGCCGATGACCGTCGACGCGCCCCGCTGCCAGCGGATCCTCGACGCGGTGGCGGCCACCGGCCGGCAGGTGCGGGTGGCGTTCAACTACCGCTACAACCCGCTGCACGAGAAGGTCCGGCAACTGCTCGCCGACGGGGCGGTCGGCGAGATCGGCTCGGTGCACTTCGAGTGGCTGCTCGACGTCCGGCACGGGGCCGACTACTTCCGCCGCTGGCACCGCGAGCGGGCCAACTCCGGCGGCCTGATGGTACACAAGGCCAGCCACCACTTCGACCTGGTCAACTGGTGGCTGGACGCGACGCCGGTCGAGGTGTACGCCGCCGGCCGGTTGTTCTTCTACGGCGAGAACGGCCGCCGCCACGGCTACGCCCGCGACTACGACCGGGCACACGGCGCGCCCGCCGCCGGTGACGACCCGTTCGCCCTGCACCTGGCCACCCACCCCCGGCTGCGTGAGCTGTACCTGGACGCCGAGACCGAGGACGGCTACCACCGGGACCGCAACGTGTTCGCCCCCGGCGTCACCATCGAGGACGACATGGCGGTGCTGGCCCGCTACTCCACCGGCGCGACGATGACGTACCACCTCACCGCGTACGCCCCCTGGGAGGGCTACCGGGTGATGGTCAACGGCAGCCGGGGCCGGCTGGAGCTGGAGGTCGTGGAGAGCGACTTCGTCAGCCCGCAGGCCGCCGGCGCGCTCAAGGGCGCCGCCCTGCACGGCGACGAGGCCGCCGCCGAGCACGGCTCGGCCACCATCACCCTGCGTCCGTTCTGGTCCCGACCGCGGACCGTGCCGGTGGAGGGCTACACCCGGGGTGGACACGGCGGCGCGGACGCCCGGATGACCCGGGTCCTGTTCGGCGGGGCGGCCGACCCGATGGGCCGCGCGGCGACCGCCCGGGACGGGGCGCTGGCGCTGCTCACCGGCCTGGCCGCCAACCGGTCCTTCGAGACCGGCCAGCCGGTCCGGGTCACCGACCTGCTGACCCTGCCCTGA
- the uxaC gene encoding glucuronate isomerase: MPTANRTDLLFPAEPGQRALARELYALAAQQPIISPHGHVDPALLADDQPFPDPARLLIVPDHYLTRMLLSQGVRPTELGVPTVDGSPVETDGRVIWRRFVDHWHLFRGTPSRLWLEQTFREVFDVHVRLSPVTADEVYDTLAARLGEPEFRPRALFERFGIEVLATTESPLDDLGRHAKLAADGWGGPGGRVITTFRPDNVVDMEFDDWSANVDRLAEVSGEDTGTYEGFLRALRRRREAFVAAGATSSDHGHPTALTLDLSAAEAATLYDKGRRGQADAADAEAFRAHMLLEFARMSLDDGLVMQLHPGAVRNHNRWLHATHGRDVGGDIPQATEYLHALTPLLDAYGNDPRLTVVVYTLDEYTFSRELAPLAGGYAALYLGAPWWFLDSPEVLRRFRESVTESAGFYNTAGFVDDTRAFCSIPVRHDVARRVDAAFLARLVAEHRLAEDEAAETIVDLAYRLPKKVFRIGGNS, translated from the coding sequence GTGCCCACCGCGAACCGCACCGACCTGCTCTTCCCCGCCGAGCCCGGGCAACGGGCCCTGGCCCGGGAGCTGTACGCCCTCGCCGCGCAGCAGCCGATCATCTCGCCGCACGGGCACGTCGACCCGGCGCTGCTCGCCGACGACCAGCCGTTCCCGGACCCGGCCCGGCTGCTGATCGTGCCGGACCACTACCTCACCCGGATGCTGCTCAGCCAGGGCGTCCGCCCGACCGAGCTGGGCGTGCCGACGGTGGACGGCAGCCCGGTGGAGACCGACGGCCGGGTCATCTGGCGGCGGTTCGTCGACCACTGGCACCTGTTCCGGGGCACCCCGTCGCGGCTCTGGCTGGAGCAGACCTTCCGCGAGGTCTTCGACGTGCACGTCCGGCTCTCGCCGGTCACCGCCGACGAGGTGTACGACACGCTCGCCGCCCGGCTGGGCGAGCCGGAGTTCCGCCCCCGGGCGCTGTTCGAACGGTTCGGCATCGAAGTGCTCGCCACCACCGAGTCGCCCCTGGACGACCTGGGCCGGCACGCCAAGCTCGCCGCCGACGGCTGGGGCGGCCCGGGCGGCCGGGTGATCACCACGTTCCGCCCGGACAACGTGGTGGACATGGAGTTCGACGACTGGTCGGCCAACGTCGACCGGCTCGCCGAGGTCTCCGGGGAGGACACCGGCACGTACGAAGGGTTCCTGCGCGCCCTGCGCCGACGCCGGGAGGCGTTCGTCGCCGCCGGCGCGACCTCGTCGGACCACGGCCACCCCACCGCGCTGACCCTCGACCTGAGCGCGGCCGAGGCGGCGACGCTGTACGACAAGGGCCGGCGCGGGCAGGCCGACGCCGCCGACGCGGAGGCGTTCCGGGCGCACATGCTGCTGGAGTTCGCCCGGATGTCGCTGGACGACGGTCTGGTCATGCAACTGCACCCGGGCGCGGTGCGCAACCACAACCGGTGGCTGCACGCCACCCACGGGCGGGACGTGGGCGGGGACATCCCGCAGGCCACCGAGTACCTGCACGCGCTGACCCCGCTGCTGGACGCATACGGCAACGACCCCCGGCTGACCGTGGTGGTCTACACCCTCGACGAGTACACGTTCAGCCGGGAGCTGGCCCCCCTCGCCGGCGGGTACGCCGCCCTCTACCTCGGCGCGCCCTGGTGGTTCCTGGACTCCCCCGAGGTGCTGCGCCGGTTCCGCGAGTCGGTCACCGAGTCGGCCGGCTTCTACAACACCGCCGGGTTCGTCGACGACACCCGCGCGTTCTGTTCCATCCCGGTACGCCACGACGTGGCCCGCCGGGTCGACGCGGCCTTCCTGGCCCGGCTGGTCGCCGAGCACCGGCTGGCCGAGGACGAGGCGGCCGAGACCATCGTCGACCTGGCGTACCGGCTGCCGAAGAAGGTCTTCAGGATCGGGGGCAACTCATGA
- a CDS encoding enolase C-terminal domain-like protein — MTVTITGVDVHDVRFPTARTGDGSDAINKGDYSATYVELRTDAGVTGAGFTFTNGRGNEITCAAVRALAHHVEGRTVAEIAADQVTFWRSLSADVQLRWLGPEKGVIHMATGALVNAVWDLRAKLAGKPMWRFLAELSTEELVGSVDFHHITDALTPDEAAAILDKGRDGLADRLAVLEQSGFPSYTTSVGWLGYPDEKVRALTREAYASGWRAMKMKVGGPPADDLRRARIIRAEIGPDALLMMDANQVWDVDEAITNMAALAEVDPYWIEEPTHADDILGHARIARAVTEATGGRCRVATGEVAANRVIFKQLLQAEAIGVMQIDSCRVGGVNEVLAEILLAAKFGVPICPHAGGVGLCEYVQHLAIFDYLRVGVSLDGRMVEYVDHLHEHFVDPVRTRDGRYLLPTEPGYSATMKPASIAEFRFPDGPAWR; from the coding sequence ATGACGGTCACCATCACCGGCGTCGACGTGCACGACGTACGGTTCCCCACCGCGCGTACCGGCGACGGCTCGGACGCGATCAACAAGGGCGACTACTCGGCCACCTACGTGGAGCTGCGCACCGACGCGGGCGTCACCGGGGCCGGGTTCACCTTCACCAACGGTCGGGGCAACGAGATCACCTGCGCCGCCGTCCGCGCCCTCGCCCACCACGTGGAGGGGAGGACGGTCGCCGAGATCGCCGCCGACCAGGTGACGTTCTGGCGGTCGCTCAGCGCCGACGTGCAGTTGCGCTGGCTGGGCCCGGAGAAGGGCGTCATCCACATGGCCACCGGCGCGCTGGTCAACGCGGTGTGGGACCTGCGGGCCAAGCTGGCCGGCAAGCCGATGTGGCGGTTCCTGGCCGAGCTGTCGACCGAGGAGCTGGTGGGCAGCGTCGACTTCCACCACATCACCGACGCGCTCACCCCCGACGAGGCCGCCGCCATCCTCGACAAGGGACGCGACGGGCTGGCCGACCGGCTCGCGGTGCTCGAGCAGAGTGGCTTTCCCTCGTACACGACGTCGGTGGGGTGGCTGGGGTATCCGGACGAGAAGGTGCGGGCGCTGACCCGCGAGGCGTACGCGTCCGGCTGGCGGGCGATGAAGATGAAGGTCGGCGGGCCGCCCGCCGACGACCTGCGCCGGGCCCGGATCATCCGCGCCGAGATCGGCCCGGACGCGCTGCTGATGATGGACGCCAACCAGGTGTGGGACGTCGACGAGGCGATCACCAACATGGCGGCGCTGGCCGAGGTGGACCCGTACTGGATCGAGGAGCCGACGCACGCCGACGACATCCTCGGCCACGCCCGGATCGCCCGCGCGGTGACCGAGGCGACCGGCGGCCGGTGCCGGGTCGCCACCGGCGAGGTGGCCGCCAACCGGGTGATCTTCAAGCAGCTCCTCCAGGCCGAGGCGATCGGCGTCATGCAGATCGACTCCTGCCGGGTCGGCGGGGTCAACGAGGTGCTGGCGGAGATCCTGCTGGCCGCGAAGTTCGGGGTGCCGATCTGCCCGCACGCCGGCGGCGTGGGCCTCTGCGAGTACGTCCAGCACCTGGCGATCTTCGACTACCTGCGGGTCGGCGTCAGCCTGGACGGCCGGATGGTCGAGTACGTCGACCACCTGCACGAGCACTTCGTCGACCCGGTCCGCACCCGCGACGGCCGCTACCTGCTGCCCACCGAGCCCGGCTACAGCGCGACGATGAAACCGGCGTCGATCGCCGAGTTCCGCTTCCCGGACGGCCCGGCATGGCGGTGA
- a CDS encoding mannitol dehydrogenase family protein, whose protein sequence is MAVTVGASALGLDALRRVPEASRPLLRPGTVPAGIVHLGLGAFHRAHQAVFTEAAVARAGGDWGIVGVAPRSATLVETLTAQDGLFSVTTTSAAGSHTRVVGALAGVRHAAGDPAAVVALLADPAIRVVTLTVTEKAYQLDPASGRLRPDPELVADLTTDRPPRTVPGLLARGLLARAAADAGPLALVSCDNLPANGRRLRGLVEQSLAYARAPERAIDWVAARVTFPGTMVDRIVPASTGETLAVAREALGVTDRAAVAAEPYSQWVIEDDFPGGRPAWESAGAVLTDDAGAWERLKLRALNGVHSAAAYLGALAGRETIADALDVPGLETVLRRLVAEDVAASFVPPPGVSVVGYGDQVLARFANPAIRHRTLQVAMDGSQKLPQRILHTVADLRAAGREARWATLVVAAWMRFARGRADDGTVLPLDDPLADRIRAALAAHPDTPTGVVDALFGLTEVFPPELGADEQTRAAVTGWLTDLDRHGVAATLAGAA, encoded by the coding sequence ATGGCGGTGACCGTGGGCGCGTCCGCGCTCGGGCTGGACGCGCTGCGCCGGGTGCCCGAGGCGAGCCGGCCGCTGCTGCGTCCCGGCACGGTGCCCGCCGGCATCGTCCACCTGGGTCTGGGCGCGTTCCACCGGGCCCACCAGGCGGTCTTCACCGAGGCGGCGGTGGCCCGCGCCGGCGGCGACTGGGGCATCGTCGGGGTCGCCCCGCGCAGCGCCACGCTGGTGGAGACCCTCACCGCGCAGGACGGGCTGTTCAGCGTGACCACCACCTCGGCGGCGGGCAGCCACACCCGGGTGGTGGGCGCGCTCGCCGGGGTCCGGCACGCGGCCGGCGACCCGGCGGCCGTGGTGGCGCTGCTCGCCGACCCGGCGATCCGGGTGGTGACGCTCACCGTGACCGAGAAGGCGTACCAACTGGATCCGGCCAGCGGGCGGCTGCGGCCGGACCCGGAGCTGGTCGCCGACCTGACCACCGACCGGCCGCCGCGTACCGTGCCCGGTCTGCTGGCGCGCGGCCTGCTCGCCCGGGCCGCCGCCGACGCCGGGCCGCTGGCGCTGGTGAGCTGCGACAACCTGCCGGCCAACGGCCGCCGGCTGCGCGGGCTGGTGGAGCAGTCGCTGGCGTACGCGCGGGCGCCCGAGCGGGCGATCGACTGGGTGGCCGCCCGCGTCACCTTCCCGGGGACCATGGTGGACCGGATCGTTCCGGCCAGCACCGGGGAGACCCTGGCCGTCGCCCGGGAGGCGCTGGGCGTCACCGACCGGGCGGCGGTCGCGGCGGAGCCGTACTCGCAGTGGGTGATCGAGGACGACTTCCCCGGTGGCCGGCCGGCGTGGGAGTCGGCCGGCGCGGTGCTCACCGACGACGCCGGGGCCTGGGAACGGCTGAAGCTGCGCGCCCTCAACGGCGTGCACTCGGCCGCCGCGTACCTGGGGGCGTTGGCCGGCCGGGAGACCATCGCCGACGCGCTCGACGTGCCGGGCCTGGAGACGGTGCTGCGTCGGCTGGTCGCCGAGGACGTGGCGGCCAGTTTCGTCCCGCCGCCCGGGGTGTCCGTCGTCGGGTACGGCGACCAGGTGCTGGCCCGGTTCGCCAACCCGGCGATCCGGCACCGTACCCTCCAGGTCGCCATGGACGGCAGTCAGAAGCTGCCGCAGCGGATCCTGCACACCGTCGCCGACCTGCGTGCCGCCGGCCGGGAGGCGCGCTGGGCGACGCTGGTGGTGGCCGCCTGGATGCGGTTCGCCCGGGGCCGCGCGGACGACGGCACGGTCCTGCCGTTGGACGATCCGCTGGCCGACCGGATCCGGGCCGCCCTGGCCGCCCACCCGGACACCCCGACCGGGGTGGTCGACGCGCTGTTCGGCCTGACCGAGGTCTTCCCGCCCGAGCTGGGCGCCGACGAGCAGACGCGGGCGGCGGTCACCGGTTGGCTGACCGACCTGGACCGGCACGGCGTGGCCGCGACCCTGGCCGGCGCGGCATGA
- a CDS encoding Gfo/Idh/MocA family oxidoreductase, which translates to MAVVGANGHGRWHRRVIAPLHASGRLELVALVDVRAVEPDPDAPVPAGTGVFTDHREMLRRARPDVVVVCTPPHTHLPIARDVLTSGADLLLEKPPVLSRAEHETLTDVLAETGRACQVGFQALGSAALTRLVAAVTQGRLGAVVGISTVAAWQRADGYYARAPWAGRRVVAGRPVLDGALANPLAHAWMQCLAVAEAIVGRPVTPTLVELERYRVRPIEVDDTATMRVTSRSGPPIVAAVTLAAEGFVRGEVIVDGTAGQAVLEYPTDRLRLPGDPGAQVVPGRVGLLENLLDHRAVGAPLIAPLARTAPFTTVLEVIQQAPEPTLLGGDLVTVSGSGADRVVSVRGVDAALRAAAEAGALLSELAVPWAVPPARIEVVAKD; encoded by the coding sequence GTGGCGGTGGTCGGCGCGAACGGGCACGGCCGCTGGCACCGTCGGGTGATCGCGCCGCTGCACGCGTCGGGCCGGCTGGAGCTGGTCGCGCTGGTCGACGTACGTGCGGTGGAGCCGGACCCGGACGCGCCGGTGCCGGCGGGCACGGGCGTCTTCACCGACCACCGGGAGATGCTGCGGCGGGCCCGGCCGGACGTGGTGGTGGTCTGCACGCCACCGCACACCCACCTGCCGATAGCCCGGGACGTGCTGACCTCCGGGGCCGACCTGCTGCTGGAGAAGCCGCCGGTGCTCTCCCGGGCCGAGCACGAGACGCTCACCGACGTGCTCGCCGAGACCGGGCGGGCCTGCCAGGTCGGGTTCCAGGCGCTCGGCTCGGCCGCGCTGACCCGGCTGGTCGCGGCGGTGACGCAGGGCCGGTTGGGCGCCGTGGTCGGCATCTCCACGGTGGCGGCCTGGCAGCGCGCCGACGGCTACTACGCCCGCGCGCCGTGGGCCGGGCGGCGGGTCGTGGCCGGCCGCCCGGTGCTGGACGGTGCGCTGGCCAACCCGCTCGCGCACGCCTGGATGCAGTGCCTGGCGGTCGCCGAGGCGATCGTCGGCCGACCGGTCACGCCGACCCTGGTGGAGTTGGAGCGGTACCGGGTCCGCCCGATCGAGGTGGACGACACGGCGACCATGCGGGTGACGTCCCGGTCGGGGCCGCCGATCGTGGCGGCGGTGACGCTGGCCGCGGAGGGCTTCGTCCGGGGCGAGGTGATCGTCGACGGCACCGCCGGCCAGGCGGTGCTGGAGTACCCGACCGACCGGCTGCGACTGCCCGGCGACCCCGGGGCGCAGGTCGTGCCCGGCCGGGTCGGGCTGCTGGAGAACCTGCTCGACCACCGGGCCGTCGGGGCGCCGCTGATCGCGCCGCTGGCCCGGACGGCGCCGTTCACCACCGTGCTGGAGGTGATCCAGCAGGCCCCGGAGCCGACGCTGCTCGGCGGCGACCTGGTCACCGTCTCCGGCTCGGGGGCCGACCGGGTGGTCTCCGTCCGTGGGGTGGACGCGGCGCTGCGGGCGGCGGCCGAGGCGGGCGCGCTGCTGTCGGAGCTGGCGGTGCCGTGGGCGGTCCCGCCGGCCCGGATCGAGGTGGTGGCGAAGGACTGA